A genomic window from Arthrobacter globiformis includes:
- a CDS encoding DDE-type integrase/transposase/recombinase gives MPELVPMVRDEKALDITDAQAGLLGRMSAATIDRRLAGERAKLLPRGRSHTKPGSLLKSQIPIRTWAQWDDAVPGFVEIDLVSHEGSNSSGQYCFTLTVTDIATGWTVNRSVPNKAQRHVFFALQQAISAFPFPVVGIDSDNGGEFINNDLFDFCQEQRITFTRSRPYNKNDGAHVEQKNWSRVRELVGYLRYDTAAELELLNQIWELDLTFTNYLLPQQKLVSKTRHGAKVTKIHDAAGDPAPARGRRSSYR, from the coding sequence ATGCCCGAACTCGTCCCGATGGTGCGCGACGAGAAGGCGCTGGACATTACGGATGCCCAGGCAGGATTGCTGGGACGGATGAGCGCAGCCACGATCGACAGGCGCCTGGCCGGGGAACGGGCCAAGCTGCTGCCGCGGGGCCGGTCCCACACCAAACCCGGATCGCTGCTGAAGTCCCAGATCCCGATCCGCACCTGGGCGCAGTGGGATGACGCCGTGCCCGGCTTTGTGGAGATCGACCTGGTCAGCCATGAGGGGTCGAACAGTTCCGGACAGTACTGCTTCACGCTCACGGTCACGGACATCGCCACCGGCTGGACGGTGAACAGGTCCGTGCCCAACAAGGCCCAGAGGCATGTCTTCTTTGCCCTCCAGCAAGCCATCTCTGCCTTCCCGTTCCCGGTGGTCGGCATCGATTCGGATAACGGAGGAGAGTTCATCAACAACGATCTTTTCGACTTCTGCCAGGAACAACGGATCACTTTCACCCGCTCACGTCCCTATAACAAGAACGACGGGGCGCACGTCGAGCAGAAAAACTGGTCGAGAGTCCGTGAGCTGGTTGGCTACCTGCGCTACGACACGGCCGCGGAACTTGAGCTGCTGAACCAAATCTGGGAGCTGGACCTTACCTTCACCAACTACCTGCTTCCCCAGCAGAAGCTCGTATCCAAGACCCGTCACGGGGCCAAGGTGACAAAGATCCATGACGCCGCCGGCGACCCCGCACCGGCGCGCGGCCGCCGATCCTCATACCGATAG
- a CDS encoding DUF899 family protein: protein MVGIAFPNETPDYRAARNSLLERELALRRQMEAVAAELRALPPGGQVREDYTFDRMGPDGVPETVKMSALFGVHDTLMLYHYMFPRHSTDDRPGPPFGVTADLPLRDGPCPSCTALIDTWEGTMPHFEGLGGNLMVVARAPIERVAAFARDKGWKHIKLLSAAHNDFRRHYGGDNPNGEPEPIMTVFKREPDGTIRLHWASELLFEPADSGQDPRHLGTVEPLWTLFDLTPAGRPAADEQIEYPCCP, encoded by the coding sequence GTGGTGGGCATCGCCTTTCCTAATGAAACCCCCGACTATCGTGCCGCGCGGAACAGCTTGCTTGAACGCGAACTGGCGCTTCGGAGGCAGATGGAAGCCGTCGCAGCGGAGCTGCGGGCACTGCCGCCCGGAGGGCAGGTGCGGGAGGACTACACATTCGATCGGATGGGCCCAGATGGGGTGCCGGAAACGGTGAAGATGTCGGCACTCTTTGGGGTCCACGACACTTTGATGCTCTACCACTACATGTTTCCCCGCCACAGCACGGACGACCGACCCGGCCCTCCGTTCGGCGTCACGGCCGACCTACCTCTTCGCGACGGCCCATGCCCTTCCTGCACGGCCCTCATCGACACGTGGGAAGGAACGATGCCGCACTTCGAGGGCCTGGGTGGCAATCTCATGGTCGTCGCACGCGCACCGATTGAACGAGTGGCCGCCTTCGCCCGGGACAAGGGATGGAAGCACATAAAGCTCCTGTCGGCCGCTCACAATGACTTTCGCCGCCACTACGGTGGCGACAACCCCAACGGGGAGCCGGAACCGATCATGACCGTCTTCAAACGCGAGCCGGACGGAACGATCCGGCTACATTGGGCGTCCGAGCTGCTCTTCGAGCCCGCCGACTCAGGCCAGGATCCGCGGCACCTTGGGACAGTCGAGCCGCTGTGGACGCTGTTCGACCTGACCCCAGCCGGACGACCTGCCGCGGATGAGCAGATCGAATACCCCTGCTGCCCTTGA
- a CDS encoding FG-GAP repeat domain-containing protein → MTNPMQDDVGYTFFCADGRGKGYWISWLAVMRGGGRPSVLRLHGLRNLRLQALLAALLMALGALVVAPVPASAAEGDVGVQGPSHTGTGTPTGTKRQTNALWFNDGIWWGNLWDTASSDFHIFRFNAATSSWVNTGVTTETRANTHHDVLWDGTTLHVASYRFVNDGLPAEPNFPSTMRRYSYNASTKTYSLLSSTNINNHRVETLSIDKDSTGRVWATWQQSNRIYLNVTGTNGVTWGTPFQHPASLANVSVDDNSALIAFGPGKMGLMWSRQLGDANDGMYWSSHVDGAASTTWTTPVAAVKGQRSGDDHMNLKWLDSSSGQVFGAIKTSFTSASEPLIQLLAFNGTAWSAHTIATVAECPNRVIVMIDESTQRLRTFATYPKPSGTTNAGVCTSSGGAIYEKSTPLDNISFTTTKTARIVDADQYVHNVTSTKQNLNSTARGTANSGLLLLADVNATSRYWHSYDPSGGAIRPSIRSAADVVAAGTDGVLWNYPATGRGGFQTRQKIGVGWSGLNKGFVTDWNSDGVFDIIAQWTDGRLSFYPGRPGGGFAAARAIGTGWGDYHVTAGRWRTSDRYPGILAYDAAGTLWYYGNKAGSLLAPRIRTGIGWGGLYLSMTDFDQDGAQDLLAKRTDGRMVLYRSTGTGGFIPEARRTIGTGWNSINSITAVEGFTTGGHGLMTRLSDGRLARYPFSKGTWAARTIVGIGWSNYNIFR, encoded by the coding sequence GTGACCAACCCTATGCAGGACGACGTGGGCTACACATTTTTTTGCGCCGACGGGCGCGGCAAAGGCTACTGGATTTCCTGGCTCGCTGTAATGCGGGGAGGGGGTCGCCCGTCTGTTCTTCGTCTGCACGGGTTGCGGAATCTGCGGCTTCAGGCTCTGCTGGCTGCGCTGCTGATGGCGCTGGGTGCTCTGGTGGTGGCGCCCGTGCCGGCGTCGGCTGCTGAAGGTGACGTTGGGGTTCAGGGTCCGTCGCATACGGGGACGGGCACGCCGACGGGTACGAAGCGGCAGACGAATGCGTTGTGGTTCAACGACGGGATCTGGTGGGGGAACCTGTGGGACACGGCTAGCTCGGATTTTCATATCTTCCGCTTCAACGCCGCGACGAGCTCGTGGGTCAACACGGGTGTGACGACGGAGACGCGGGCGAACACCCATCATGACGTGCTGTGGGACGGGACAACGCTGCATGTGGCGAGCTACCGGTTCGTCAACGACGGTCTGCCGGCCGAGCCGAACTTCCCGTCGACGATGCGGCGTTACAGCTACAACGCGAGTACGAAGACGTACTCGCTCCTGAGTTCTACAAACATCAACAACCACCGCGTTGAGACCCTGTCCATCGACAAGGACTCGACCGGCCGCGTGTGGGCCACATGGCAGCAGTCGAACCGGATCTATCTGAACGTCACCGGCACGAATGGCGTGACCTGGGGGACGCCGTTCCAGCATCCCGCGTCGTTGGCCAACGTGTCCGTGGACGACAATTCGGCCCTGATCGCGTTTGGACCGGGCAAGATGGGTCTGATGTGGAGCCGGCAGCTCGGTGACGCCAACGACGGCATGTACTGGAGCTCCCACGTCGATGGAGCGGCGAGTACCACCTGGACCACGCCTGTAGCGGCGGTGAAGGGACAGCGCAGCGGCGATGACCACATGAATCTGAAGTGGCTGGACTCCTCAAGTGGTCAGGTTTTCGGCGCCATCAAGACGTCGTTCACGTCGGCGTCTGAGCCCCTGATCCAGCTCTTGGCATTCAACGGCACGGCATGGTCGGCGCACACGATCGCGACTGTAGCCGAGTGCCCGAACCGCGTGATCGTCATGATCGACGAAAGCACGCAGAGGCTGCGTACCTTCGCCACCTATCCGAAACCGAGCGGCACGACGAACGCCGGTGTCTGCACCAGCTCCGGCGGTGCGATCTACGAAAAGTCCACGCCGCTGGACAACATCAGCTTCACCACCACGAAGACGGCCCGCATCGTGGACGCCGACCAGTACGTGCACAACGTGACGTCGACGAAGCAGAACCTCAACAGTACAGCGCGGGGCACGGCCAACAGCGGCCTGCTGTTGCTCGCCGATGTGAACGCCACCAGCCGGTACTGGCACTCCTACGACCCCAGCGGCGGTGCTATCAGGCCGTCCATCCGCAGCGCAGCGGACGTCGTCGCTGCCGGTACCGACGGTGTGCTGTGGAACTACCCAGCAACCGGCCGGGGCGGATTCCAGACCCGGCAAAAGATCGGCGTCGGCTGGTCCGGGTTGAACAAAGGGTTCGTGACGGACTGGAACAGCGACGGCGTCTTCGACATCATCGCACAGTGGACGGACGGCCGGTTGAGCTTCTACCCCGGAAGGCCCGGCGGCGGATTCGCGGCCGCCCGGGCCATCGGGACTGGCTGGGGCGACTACCACGTCACTGCCGGCCGCTGGCGCACAAGCGATAGGTATCCGGGAATCCTGGCTTATGACGCCGCAGGGACCCTCTGGTACTACGGCAACAAGGCCGGATCATTGCTGGCGCCCCGTATCAGGACCGGGATCGGGTGGGGAGGCCTGTACCTCAGCATGACCGACTTCGACCAGGACGGGGCGCAGGACCTCCTGGCCAAACGCACAGACGGCAGGATGGTGCTCTACCGCTCAACCGGAACCGGCGGCTTCATCCCAGAAGCTAGACGCACAATAGGCACCGGATGGAACAGCATCAACAGCATCACGGCAGTCGAGGGATTCACCACAGGCGGTCACGGACTCATGACCCGGCTCAGCGACGGCCGCCTCGCCCGCTACCCCTTCAGCAAAGGTACCTGGGCTGCCCGCACTATCGTCGGCATCGGCTGGAGTAACTACAACATCTTCCGCTAG
- a CDS encoding dihydrofolate reductase family protein — MRKLTFGMNLSLDGYIAAPGDDLGWSVPSDELFQWWSERVGATGLALYGRKLWETMSSHWPTADQQPGATPAQIEFARRWRDMPKVVFSSTTSTVDWNTRLVTGDAVTEITRLKADGGGSMDIGGATLAAAAMRVGLIDEYALVTHPVLVGGGTPFFTALDKWVNLSLAETRTFPDGVVLTRYETRR, encoded by the coding sequence ATGCGCAAACTGACCTTCGGCATGAACCTGAGCCTGGACGGCTACATCGCCGCGCCCGGCGACGACCTCGGCTGGAGCGTACCAAGCGACGAGCTGTTCCAATGGTGGTCCGAGCGGGTGGGGGCGACGGGCCTGGCGCTGTACGGGCGCAAACTGTGGGAGACGATGAGCTCCCACTGGCCGACCGCCGACCAGCAGCCTGGCGCCACACCGGCGCAGATCGAGTTCGCCCGCCGCTGGCGGGACATGCCGAAGGTGGTGTTCTCCTCGACGACCAGCACGGTCGACTGGAATACCCGCCTGGTCACCGGCGACGCGGTCACCGAGATCACCCGGCTCAAGGCCGACGGCGGCGGCTCCATGGACATCGGCGGTGCCACACTCGCCGCGGCGGCCATGCGGGTCGGGCTGATCGATGAGTACGCGCTCGTCACCCATCCAGTCCTGGTGGGCGGCGGCACGCCGTTCTTCACCGCCCTGGACAAATGGGTGAACCTGAGCCTGGCGGAGACCCGGACGTTTCCCGACGGTGTGGTCCTGACCAGGTACGAGACCAGGCGCTGA
- a CDS encoding RNA polymerase sigma factor yields MSHLSRAPDRADAFRSLYESSYADLLKFVQRRTDPANAEDVVAEAFLVVWRRFSEAPAQESDTRAWVFGITRNLMLNAQRGERRRQSLGVRLAETAPDVFRTSHADLVNSRIDLGRAWALLSEVHQEALGLAVFENLAAPQAAKVLGISPVAFRLRLTRARRALRLLLDHLPHPASDISAASSEKASTL; encoded by the coding sequence ATGAGCCATTTATCGAGGGCCCCTGACAGGGCCGACGCTTTCCGGTCGCTATACGAATCCTCATACGCCGACCTGCTGAAGTTCGTTCAGCGTCGCACGGACCCAGCAAATGCTGAGGACGTGGTCGCTGAGGCATTTCTTGTGGTGTGGAGGCGCTTCTCCGAAGCGCCGGCGCAAGAGAGTGATACCCGGGCCTGGGTTTTCGGAATCACGCGGAATCTCATGTTGAACGCTCAACGTGGAGAACGACGACGTCAATCGCTAGGCGTCCGGCTCGCTGAAACAGCACCAGACGTTTTCAGAACCTCTCATGCTGATCTGGTCAATAGTCGCATCGATTTAGGCCGCGCCTGGGCGCTTCTTTCTGAAGTCCATCAGGAGGCCCTGGGACTCGCCGTCTTTGAGAACCTGGCCGCGCCGCAGGCAGCCAAAGTCTTGGGGATCTCGCCCGTGGCTTTCCGTCTGAGATTGACCCGCGCGAGACGGGCTCTGCGGCTCCTCCTCGACCACCTTCCCCACCCTGCTTCCGATATTTCGGCGGCATCATCTGAAAAGGCGTCAACGCTATGA
- a CDS encoding DUF6278 family protein produces MSSPEDPDERLQKLPAGMPRRYAEYKPVTSDAVLPPPTNVDGYDNLLSYFQARGQTLPRKAESLATLDQAINDALPADLARPIGMFYGGLLTHTVPGAHWEVVEEGYPLVRVSRKVAVDVVRVALRRLTTPEPTLEQNYAHVLELVRQEP; encoded by the coding sequence ATGAGCAGCCCCGAAGATCCCGACGAACGTCTGCAGAAACTGCCAGCGGGAATGCCGAGAAGATACGCAGAATATAAGCCAGTCACTTCGGACGCCGTGCTACCCCCGCCAACTAACGTCGACGGATACGACAACCTCCTCAGCTATTTCCAAGCGCGAGGTCAAACACTGCCACGCAAAGCAGAAAGCCTCGCCACTCTTGATCAAGCCATCAATGATGCTTTGCCGGCCGATCTTGCCCGCCCTATCGGGATGTTCTACGGAGGTCTCCTCACGCACACTGTTCCCGGCGCCCACTGGGAAGTAGTCGAGGAGGGATACCCCCTGGTTCGTGTCAGCAGAAAAGTTGCCGTCGACGTCGTCCGAGTCGCGCTACGGCGCCTGACTACCCCGGAGCCCACCCTCGAACAAAACTATGCCCACGTCCTCGAACTCGTCAGGCAAGAACCGTAG
- a CDS encoding RNA polymerase sigma factor — protein MGEELGVSDEVLWSQVVNGDGDAFGVLFDRHHDRVWRHALKVLSVPHVAEDVTAVVFYEAWRRRANVRVVNESILPWLLVTANNTLRNHVRQQRRYRHFLNQLPPPQDAADIADGIAEADESRIKSSALRKAFAKLRSPERDVLTLCVIEGLGSKEAAVALGVADGTVKSRLHRAKSRLGTLYSQVVHEQEPDAQAILGRRTS, from the coding sequence ATGGGCGAGGAATTGGGTGTCTCGGACGAGGTGTTGTGGTCCCAGGTTGTCAACGGTGACGGTGATGCCTTCGGTGTTCTTTTCGACCGCCATCATGACCGGGTGTGGCGTCATGCTCTGAAAGTGCTGAGCGTGCCTCACGTGGCTGAGGATGTCACCGCCGTGGTTTTCTATGAGGCGTGGCGCCGACGAGCCAATGTCCGAGTGGTGAACGAGTCGATACTGCCCTGGCTGTTGGTCACGGCGAACAACACCCTCCGTAACCACGTTCGACAGCAACGCCGCTACAGGCACTTCCTCAACCAGCTCCCGCCGCCGCAGGATGCGGCCGATATTGCCGACGGCATTGCCGAAGCTGACGAATCCAGAATCAAGTCCTCTGCCCTTCGGAAAGCTTTCGCGAAACTAAGATCGCCAGAGCGCGACGTCCTGACCTTGTGTGTCATTGAGGGCCTGGGATCAAAAGAAGCTGCGGTTGCCCTCGGCGTTGCGGACGGAACGGTGAAGTCCAGGCTCCATCGGGCGAAATCCCGGCTCGGGACCCTGTACAGCCAAGTAGTGCATGAACAAGAGCCTGACGCTCAGGCAATTCTTGGACGGAGAACATCATGA
- a CDS encoding DUF6278 family protein — MSSPEDPDEPLQKLPAGMPRRYAEYKPVTSDAVLPPPTNVDGYDNLLSYFQARGQTLPRKAESLATLDQAINDALPADLARPIGMFYGDLLTHTVPGTHWEVVEEGYPLVRVSRKVAVDVVRVTLRRLTTPEPTLEQNYAHVLELVRQEP; from the coding sequence ATGAGCAGCCCCGAAGATCCCGACGAACCTCTGCAGAAACTGCCAGCGGGAATGCCGAGAAGATACGCAGAATATAAGCCAGTCACTTCGGACGCCGTGCTACCCCCGCCAACTAACGTCGACGGATACGACAACCTCCTCAGCTATTTCCAAGCGCGAGGTCAAACACTGCCACGCAAAGCAGAAAGCCTCGCCACTCTTGATCAAGCCATCAATGATGCTTTGCCGGCCGATCTTGCCCGCCCTATCGGGATGTTCTACGGAGATCTCCTCACGCACACTGTTCCCGGCACCCACTGGGAAGTAGTCGAGGAGGGATACCCCCTGGTTCGTGTCAGCAGAAAAGTTGCCGTCGACGTCGTCCGAGTCACGCTACGGCGCCTGACTACCCCGGAGCCCACCCTCGAACAAAACTATGCCCACGTCCTCGAACTCGTCAGGCAAGAACCGTAG
- a CDS encoding RNA polymerase sigma factor encodes MGNVESDDEGLWSRSIKGDGEAFRVLYTCHRDRVFRHAYRLSGDRQDAEDVMATAFLELWRLRAKVRVVDGSILPWLLVTTTNTARNSGRAALRYRRLLDSLPRREETSDPTGEDLFLGYQDALDKDLARALGL; translated from the coding sequence ATGGGGAACGTTGAATCCGATGATGAGGGGCTGTGGTCTCGCAGCATCAAGGGCGATGGCGAGGCCTTCAGGGTTTTGTACACCTGCCACAGGGACAGGGTCTTCCGCCATGCCTACCGGCTTTCCGGGGACCGGCAGGATGCCGAGGACGTCATGGCCACAGCGTTCCTTGAACTGTGGAGGCTCCGGGCCAAGGTGCGGGTCGTGGACGGATCCATCCTTCCCTGGTTGCTCGTCACGACGACGAACACTGCACGCAACAGCGGGCGGGCGGCGCTCCGGTACCGCCGGCTCCTGGACTCCCTCCCCAGAAGAGAGGAAACGTCCGATCCCACCGGCGAAGATCTCTTTCTCGGCTACCAGGACGCGCTCGATAAGGATCTCGCCCGGGCCCTCGGGCTTTGA
- a CDS encoding peptidase M56 family protein, producing MGGVGAAAAGLFVIPGSQQVTPLSTAVVEIREGTATIELGDPPAGTTGIQVELNCLTPGRFEFQDGAYTVCEASAVGTPQGWSGYTLPLTPGLNSVTVKADSGSRWRLSAKYVNSETTDWAVNADGNSYGAENEKGTPDLTAVIATNGVPGYVYTSELEDATGTAAIKTFKTREEALAWQEARRGKTFSVPVYDSTGKTVVGEFVISDGQGQITDRIVPPGKPAQ from the coding sequence TTGGGCGGGGTCGGTGCTGCGGCGGCCGGCCTGTTCGTTATTCCCGGGTCCCAACAGGTCACGCCGCTGTCCACTGCCGTGGTCGAGATCCGCGAGGGAACGGCAACCATTGAACTCGGAGACCCGCCAGCGGGAACCACGGGGATTCAGGTGGAGCTGAACTGCCTGACCCCTGGCCGTTTCGAGTTCCAGGACGGTGCCTACACTGTTTGCGAGGCCTCGGCGGTCGGGACGCCCCAGGGTTGGAGCGGTTACACGCTTCCTCTCACTCCTGGGTTGAACAGCGTCACGGTCAAAGCCGATTCTGGATCACGCTGGCGGTTGAGCGCCAAGTATGTGAACAGTGAAACGACTGATTGGGCAGTCAACGCGGACGGCAACTCCTATGGTGCCGAAAATGAAAAAGGAACGCCCGACCTCACCGCCGTTATAGCAACCAACGGGGTTCCCGGGTATGTGTACACGAGTGAGCTCGAAGACGCGACCGGTACTGCTGCTATTAAAACCTTCAAAACCAGGGAAGAGGCACTTGCCTGGCAAGAAGCCCGCCGCGGCAAAACATTCTCGGTCCCGGTCTACGACTCCACGGGTAAGACAGTAGTTGGTGAATTCGTCATCAGCGACGGCCAAGGGCAAATCACAGACAGGATTGTCCCACCCGGCAAGCCCGCGCAATAA
- a CDS encoding TetR/AcrR family transcriptional regulator: MQNAEATKERILKAALGEFSAHGVAGARVDRIAKAAGCNKNLIYIYFDNKETLFTTVLERNLARVYEDMPFTPEDPAAFAGRVFDFSMENPELLRLLAWSTLEKSVELPAGRAGSHNAKVAAVAQAQVDGKISAAFSAPYLMTTIMALATSWSPAFPFGMAPDEHQPAPAELRRYIVRTIAAITEGSAADEGPPRQG, from the coding sequence ATGCAGAACGCAGAAGCCACTAAGGAGCGCATCCTGAAAGCAGCACTGGGCGAGTTTTCCGCGCACGGGGTAGCCGGAGCGCGGGTTGACCGCATCGCGAAGGCGGCCGGCTGCAACAAGAACCTGATTTACATCTACTTCGACAACAAGGAGACGTTGTTTACGACGGTCCTGGAGCGGAACCTGGCCCGCGTGTACGAGGACATGCCGTTCACGCCCGAGGACCCGGCAGCCTTCGCCGGGCGGGTGTTCGACTTCTCGATGGAAAACCCGGAGCTCCTGAGGCTCCTGGCCTGGTCTACTCTCGAAAAATCGGTCGAACTCCCTGCCGGCCGCGCCGGCTCCCACAATGCGAAAGTCGCAGCGGTCGCCCAGGCGCAGGTGGACGGGAAAATCAGCGCCGCGTTTTCCGCCCCGTACCTCATGACGACGATCATGGCACTGGCAACCTCGTGGTCCCCAGCCTTTCCCTTCGGGATGGCACCGGACGAGCACCAGCCCGCCCCGGCAGAGTTGCGACGCTACATTGTGCGCACGATCGCGGCCATCACAGAGGGCAGCGCAGCCGACGAAGGGCCGCCGAGGCAGGGCTAA
- a CDS encoding oxidoreductase — translation MTTTPGGTLTLADDLTINRVGYGSMQLTGPNVFGQPKDRDQALAVLRTALELGVNYIDTADFYGPGVTNGIIKEALSPYAKDLHIFTKVGALRGQDGSWIPNTEPDSLKEQVYSNLENLGLDVLDVVYLRLGSHDGTTDDSIAREFTALAELRQEGVIKHLGLSGISDAQLTEALTIAPVVAIQNLYNLVNREDDALVARAARENIAFASFFPLGGFSPLQSDVLTAVATRLGATPQQTALAWLLQRSATSVVIPGTSSVAHLRENMAAAELVLPADAVAELDAIAPVELARA, via the coding sequence ATGACAACCACACCCGGTGGAACCCTTACTCTCGCCGACGACCTCACCATCAACCGGGTCGGCTACGGCTCCATGCAGCTGACCGGCCCGAATGTGTTCGGCCAGCCCAAAGACCGTGACCAGGCGCTTGCTGTGCTCCGCACTGCCCTCGAGCTCGGCGTGAACTACATCGACACCGCCGACTTCTACGGACCTGGCGTGACCAACGGAATCATCAAGGAAGCCCTGAGCCCGTACGCCAAGGACCTTCACATCTTCACCAAGGTCGGCGCGCTTCGCGGCCAGGACGGCTCATGGATTCCCAACACCGAGCCGGACTCACTGAAAGAGCAGGTCTACTCCAACCTCGAGAACCTTGGCCTGGACGTCCTGGACGTCGTTTACCTGCGGCTGGGCTCACACGATGGAACGACCGATGATTCCATCGCCCGCGAGTTCACAGCCCTGGCCGAACTGCGGCAGGAGGGCGTTATCAAGCACCTGGGCCTCAGCGGCATTTCCGATGCCCAGTTGACGGAGGCACTGACCATCGCCCCGGTCGTTGCCATTCAGAATCTTTACAACCTCGTTAACCGTGAGGACGACGCACTCGTCGCCCGTGCCGCCCGCGAGAACATCGCCTTCGCGTCCTTCTTCCCGCTCGGCGGCTTCTCGCCGCTACAGTCCGATGTCCTCACCGCCGTCGCAACCCGGCTCGGCGCTACCCCGCAGCAGACAGCCCTGGCCTGGCTCCTGCAGCGCTCCGCGACCTCCGTTGTGATCCCGGGAACTTCATCAGTTGCCCACCTGCGCGAGAACATGGCCGCTGCCGAGCTGGTGCTGCCGGCGGACGCTGTCGCCGAACTCGACGCAATCGCGCCGGTCGAGCTGGCCCGGGCCTAG
- a CDS encoding NAD(P)-dependent oxidoreductase, with protein MTTTQRSAHPTVGFVGLGDQGAPIAAAIADAGYPLQVWARRPASLKALTGVPFTAHATVAALAAASDIVALCLPEDSDNLEVATTGGLLAHMRRGSVLVNHGTGTPRAMQQLAELAVPYGIEVVDAPVSGGRAVALARQLTTIVGGQEAAVDRLRPVFNTFSKRVIHIGAIGSGQSGKLFNNTLMMMNHQNLIEILALAEELGLPLTPLLEVFRSGSATSFALEAFGPAITVENSAHLTGLELIDMDLFSTATEAVGSARTNVVRRAVAGANGLSGLAALIEDKR; from the coding sequence ATGACCACAACGCAAAGATCAGCCCATCCAACCGTTGGGTTCGTTGGGCTCGGAGACCAGGGGGCGCCGATAGCCGCCGCCATCGCCGACGCGGGCTATCCGCTGCAGGTATGGGCACGCCGTCCGGCCTCGCTCAAAGCACTCACCGGCGTCCCCTTCACCGCACATGCAACCGTTGCCGCACTGGCCGCCGCCAGCGACATCGTCGCCCTCTGCCTGCCTGAGGACTCGGACAACCTCGAAGTGGCCACAACAGGAGGCCTGCTTGCACACATGCGGCGCGGCTCAGTCCTCGTCAACCACGGCACCGGCACCCCACGGGCAATGCAGCAGCTCGCTGAACTTGCCGTCCCCTACGGCATTGAAGTGGTCGACGCCCCCGTCAGTGGGGGCCGCGCCGTCGCCCTCGCGCGTCAACTCACAACGATCGTCGGCGGGCAGGAAGCCGCGGTCGATCGGCTGCGGCCAGTCTTCAACACGTTCTCCAAACGGGTGATCCATATCGGAGCCATCGGTTCCGGGCAGTCCGGGAAACTCTTCAACAACACGCTCATGATGATGAACCACCAGAACCTCATCGAAATCCTCGCCCTCGCGGAGGAACTCGGGCTTCCCCTGACCCCGTTGCTTGAAGTCTTCCGCTCAGGATCGGCCACGAGTTTCGCCCTTGAAGCGTTTGGGCCGGCGATCACCGTTGAGAACTCGGCGCACCTCACAGGACTCGAACTCATCGACATGGACCTGTTCTCCACGGCCACAGAAGCGGTTGGCAGTGCCCGTACCAACGTCGTCCGTCGAGCCGTCGCCGGCGCTAACGGCCTCTCGGGGCTCGCCGCGCTCATCGAAGATAAACGCTAG